TTAAATTAGGCATAGATCCAGAAAGGGATTTAGAGCTTAGACTCGCAATCCCTGGAGCTGAGGCTATGACAAAGGAGATGCTTGAGAGAATAGAATTAGAGCTAGGGTTAAAGAAAAGAGGAGGGAGAGCTCTTGAAATTTACGGCTTAACAGAAGGCTTAGGACCTGGAGTGGCTCAAGAATGTCCTAATGATAATCATGAATGGATGCACATCTGGACTGACCATTATGTTGTTGAAATTATAGATCCAGATACTGGTGAAAGAGTTTCTGAGGGTGAAGAAGGAGAAATGGTAATTACAACCCTTACTAAGGATGCCATGCCTTTAATTCGCTATAGAACTAGGGACATTACAAGTATGATAGATAGCGATGATGAAATTCCGTTTCCTAAAATTAGAATGATTAAGGGAAGAGTAGATGATGTTATATTTTATAAGGGTGTTAAGCTATTTCCTACTGCGATCAATCACGTTGTAATGGCCCATCAAGAGATCTTAGAATATCAGATAATAGTGGATAAATCAACTAGGGAGCATAGATTAATAATCAGAGTCGAGACTGAAAAACCATCAGAGAAATTGAGAGAAAAATTGATAGAAGAAATTAGAACAGTAGCATTTGTAACGCCAGAGATAGAATTTGTAAATGTTGGTACTTTGCCTAGATTTGAGGGTAAATCTAGGAGGGT
The genomic region above belongs to Saccharolobus caldissimus and contains:
- a CDS encoding phenylacetate--CoA ligase family protein — its product is MSVKLIYDETNPKTLNKEEINEVQRIRLRSIIHKVYENSPYYHKLFKERGIRPEDIRSIEDLVKIPFTTKDDLRKRAYPHGGDFLAVPFNQIVGWHMTSGTTGIPTVNAYTWNDIEVWTNLVARSLRTAGVTNNDIVMNIYGYGLFTGGIGLHQGIQRIGAKVIPWSTGRTEALVKALKDFKATVITGTPSYELLVAETIVKLGIDPERDLELRLAIPGAEAMTKEMLERIELELGLKKRGGRALEIYGLTEGLGPGVAQECPNDNHEWMHIWTDHYVVEIIDPDTGERVSEGEEGEMVITTLTKDAMPLIRYRTRDITSMIDSDDEIPFPKIRMIKGRVDDVIFYKGVKLFPTAINHVVMAHQEILEYQIIVDKSTREHRLIIRVETEKPSEKLREKLIEEIRTVAFVTPEIEFVNVGTLPRFEGKSRRVIIKE